The Sulfuricystis thermophila genome segment CGGAACATCACGCAGCGCACCTGTGCTTGGTCGTCCTTCAGGGAAAAATACAGGTGCCCGGATGCGGCACGCGTCAGGTTGGAAATCTCGCCGCTGACCCACAGCAGTGGGAAGTGCTGTTCGAGCAGCTGACGGGCGGCACGGTTGAGCTCGCTGACGGTGAGGATTTCTGCGTTCAATTGGTGCGAAAATGGGGTTAAAAGGGTGGCTGGAGGCACTCGGCGAATGCTACCTCATCCACAATCGTGTTTCGTCTCCGAGAATCTTGCCGAAATGTGACTGGAGTGCCGCCAAAATCTCGCAATATCCGTATAACTCATTGATAAATAATGATATTTATTTTGGTCAGTTTTGCGCCGAAGTAACAAAAGTCCTTTCCCGATGGCTACTTAGCAACATCATGCGCAAGCGATTCACAAAGTTATCCACAAATTTTGGGGATAATTCGAACAGCCGTCGTTTCTGGTCGCTTTTCTCATTTTCGCCCGCTGCCGTTCTCTGATCTTGCCTGGCCGATGAACCTCGTCCCGCTGGAAACCCCTGCGCTGATCGGCCTGTTTCGCGAGGCGCTCGAGGGTAGCCTGGTCGAGCGCGGCATTGCCGAAGGGCTCGACCTCCTCGGTCATGCCGATGCCTTCTGGCAGGAGGTCGAGTGGCCGGAGTTGCAGCGCATGGCGCAGGGCGGCAATCCTCACGCCCAAGCGGAACTGGCCTGGCGTTTCGCGGTCGGCAAGGAGGTGCCGCAATCGGCGCAGGATGCGGTGCGCTGGGCGACACGCAGCGCGGAACGACAATGCCCGGCCGGCGAGGCGGTGCTGGGCTGGCTGCTCTATCAGGGCATCGGTCTGCCGCGCGATTTTCGTGAGGCGGCGGCGCTCTTCGAACGGGCTGCGCGGCAGCAGGATGGCCGCGGCGCGACCTGGTTCGCGCTCTGCCTGCTGCGCGGGCATGGCGTGGCTGCTGACCGCGAGCGCGGCTTGACGTTGCTGCGCGAAACGGCAGAGCATGGCAACCGCGAGGCGCAGTACTGGATGGGCAGATTGTCCTATGCGGGCGATTACCTTCCTGTCGATCCCGCAGCGGCCGTGGCTTGGTTGCGCCGCGCCAGTGGGCAAGGCCATGCCGAGGCGTCCGATCTCCTTGCACGCTGCTGCTTCTTCGGTCGTGGCATCGCCCAAGACCGCGCCGAAGCCGTACGGCTGTGGCGCGAAGCCGCCAAGACGGGGGTGCCGACGGCGATGTTCAGCCTTGGCCTGTGTTTGTATGCGGGGGAAGGGGTGGCGGTCGATTACCCTGAAGCGGTGCGCTGGCTGCGTGCCGCGGCACGGCAGGGGGTGGTCGAAGCGATGACCCTGCTCGGCCAATGCGCGACCTTCGGCTTCGGCCTGCCCGCCGACCCGGCCGCCGGTCTGGCCTGGTATCGTCGGGCGGCCGCGCTCGGCAGCCGTGAAGCGCAATTCGAGCTGGGCGAAGCCCATGCGGCCGGCCTCGGACTGGTCGAGCGTGATTTGATGCAAGCCGTGCATTGGTGGCGCGAGGCGGCCAGCCGCGGCCATGCGCGCGCGCAGCTCAAGCTGGGCCATTGCTACCGTTGGGGCGAAGGCGTCGAGGAAAACAAGGCGCTGGCGCTCGCCTGGTACCGACGGGCTGCGGCGGGCGGCGAGGCGAGCGCGCACGTCTGGCTCGGGGAATGTCACGAGCATGGCGAGGGCGTGGCGGCCGATCCGGTCGCGGCGCGTCGCCATTACCATGAAGCCGCCACGGCAGGTCTTGCGCATGGCAAGGCCGAGCTGGGGCGTTGTCTGCTGTATGGGATCGGTGGCCAGGCCGACATCGAGCGCGGCGAGGCCCTATTGCGCGAAGCGGCCGAGCAAGGCTGGCAGCCGGCGCTGGACGAGCTGGAACGTTACTGGTTCAACGAGGGCGAGCGCCATTTCCACGGCCGCGGCACGCTCGTCGATGCCGCGCGTGCCCGCGAGTGCTACCGCAAGGCCGGTGAGCTCGGCCACCGTCGCGCCGCCTGGATGCTGGCCGAATGTCTGCGTCACGGTCTCGGCGGCCCAAACGACGCCGTGCAGGCGGTGACCTGGTACCGGCGCGCCGCGACCTTGTTCGACGCCAAGCTGGCGCTCGCGGATCTTTATTACCACGGCGAGGGCGTGGTACAGAATTACCGCGAGGCCTATCGCTGGTTCGCCCAGGCGGTCGAGCAGCACGAGGATGCCTATGCGCTCTACAGCCTCGGTTTCATGCTGCTTTATGGCCAAGGGGTGCGCCGCGACGCGAAACGTGCACTGAAGTATTTGCGCCGTGCGGCGCTGCTCGGCGAACCGAATGCCCAGTACGAGCTCGGCTGCGCCTGGTATCGCGGCGCCGGCGGGACGAAGAATCCGAAGCTGGCGATGAAATGGCTGCGCATGGCCGCCGCGCATGGGCACGAGGCCGCGCGTGCCTTCCTAGAACGCATTGGCGAGGGAAAGAAGCTCAATTGAACCCAGATTGTCCATTGGAACACGAGCGGGTTTCGAAGGTGAGGGCGAGCAGGTTTGCGTCCCCGCGACGAGCCAATAACGGTGTCTATTGGCGAGGAGCGGGGGCGCGAAGAAGCCGCCCGCAGCCCGAAACCCGCCGTGTAGGGCGATGAAATGACCGTTTCGCATGCTCATGGCGCATCAGCCTGGTCTAATGGACAATCTGGGTTGAAGGGCAGCACGATCCGTGCCGCGAGCCCGCCGCCTTCGCGTGGCAGGAGTTCCAGATGCCCGCCATGGGCGCGCGCGATGCGCTCGACGATCGCCAGGCCGAGACCGGCGCCGCTCGCATTGGTGCGTGCCGCCTCGCCGCGCGTGAAAGGCTGCTTCAGGCGCTCGGCGTCCTCTGGAGCGATGCCGGGTCCGCGGTCGAGCACGGCGATGACGAGCCGGCCGTCTTCCCGCTCGAGCGCCAATTCCACCGGTGCGCTGCCGCCGCCATGGCGCAGCGCATTTTCGATCAGATTGACGATCGCCCGCCGCAGAGGCTCGCGCTCGACCGGGTGCGAAAACTCGGCGCTGGCGGGACGGCACTTCACCTTGTCGCCATAGCGCGCGGCGATCTCTTCGAGCCATGCGGCGAGATTCGTCGGCGCCGCTGCGGCACTTACCTGCGCCTGTGGGCGTGCGAAGTCGAGGAACTGGCCGATGGTGCGATCCATTTCGTCGATGTCGGCCGCCATGCCGGCGCGCGCCTCCGAATCGCTGACCGAGAGTTCGATCTCCATACGCAGACGCGCAAGCGGGGTGCGCAGGTCGTGCGAGATGCCGGCGAGCAGCAGGCGGCGATCCTCTTCGAGCCGGGCGAGGTTCGCGCTCATCTGGTTGAAGGCGTGGGTGACGGCGACGATCTCGTCGGGGCCGCGTTCGGGGAGCTTGGCGGGTGTTTTGCCCTGGCCGAGCTGGTGCGCCGCGCTTTCCAGTGCCTTGAGCGGACGGGTGAGCAGCAGCACGATCAACCAGGCGCCTGCCAGCGCGAGGAGCAGCACCAGGGCGCCCCAGCCCAGCCACTGCAGCGGAAAGCGTCGTTCGAGGCGTTCGCGCGGCAGTGCGAGCCAGAATTCGCCTTCCTCGCCGGGAAAGATGCGGAAGCTGACGAACAGCCCCGGCTCGCCATTGAGCTCGAAGGCAAGCCGTGTCTGCGGGCCGAGCCGCTCGCGCAGGTCGGCCTCCAGATGACGGGTGAGCGGCGAGGGCGGCGGTGGCGTGACGCGGTCATCGGCTTCTGCCGGATAGACGTGCACACCTTCGCTGTCGGACAGTTCGGCCAACAGGTCGAGGCGCCGTTCCGGTCGCGCGGTGAGCAAGGCGGTGCGCGTCAGATTGCTGATGCTGACGATCATCTGGCTCAAGACGTGGGCGCGCGGCTCGATCTCGGCCTGACGGAAGATCGCGAGCCAGGCGGCCACCGCCGCCAGCATCAGCGTGGCGATCAGCAGGAAAGCGCGCCATAACAGGCTGCGCGGCAGCAATTTAGTGGAATCCACAGCAAAAAATGAGCCAACGATCGTTTCGACGACGAAAGCTACCCTCGCGGCGGCACGCCGCGCTGACAGTCTCCCCTCCCGCGAGGGAGGGGCTGGGGGTGGGCGGGTGTTTATTTTTGCGCATGGGCATTTCATCCTCTGCGGGTGAGTGTGCTGTCATGCGCGTTTAGGCCGCATCCCCGCCGTCGGGAACGAACACGTAGCCGAAGCCCCAGACCGTCTGGATGTGGCGTGGCTTGGCCGGGTCTTCTTCGACGAGCTTTCTCAAGCGCGAGATCTGCACATCGATCGCGCGGTCGAACACGCCATGCTCGCGGCCGCGGGCGAGTTCCATCAGCTTGTCGCGCGACAACGGCTGGCGCGGATGCTTGAGCAGCACCGCGAGCAGGCTGAATTCGCCGGTGGTGAGCATCGTCGTGCTGCCGTTGCGCCGCAACTCACGGGTGGCGAGATTCACCTCGACCTTGCCGAAGCGGACGATCTCCGACGTCGGCGCGGGCGCACCCGCCGGCATCAACCTGCTGCGTCGGCGCAGGATGGCATGGATGCGCGCGACCAGCTCGCGCGGATTGAAGGGTTTCCCCAGATAATCGTCGGCGCCGAGCTCCAGGCCGACGATGCGATCGATGTCGTCACCCTTGGCGGTGAGCATCAGGATCGCGACGTCATGGTAAGCGTCGCGGTTCGCGCGCAGCCGGCGGCAAATCGACAGACCATCCTCGCCGGGCAGCATCAGGTCGAGCACGATGAGATCATAGAGCTCGCGCTCGAGCTGGCGATCCATCTGCGGCGCGTCGCCCACCGCCTTGACGGTGAAGCCTTGCTCGCCGAGATAGCGTTCGAGCTGGCTTCTCAGCCGCACATCGTCATCGACGACGAGGATTTTCGGTTTGCGGGTCTCGGTGTTCATGATTTGCAAGGATAGCGCCGAATGTCCGCTGGAATCTTATCCGGATGTTGCATGGCCGGCCCTCGGCAACGGATTGTTACAAAGCCGGGCTCGCCTGGGCAGTGCCGCGTCCTACAATTCCAGTCATGAAAAAGCGCGTGCAGATTCTCTTCCTGCTGGGGTGGCTGGCAAGTATGGCGAGCGCAGGGGCGCAGGAGGCGCCGTTTGCGCCACCCGGCCCGCCGCGGCCAAGCGAAGCGCCATGGCAGCCACGCTACGGGATGCCCCCGGAACAGCGCGAGCACTGGCGGGAGTGGCGCGAAGAGCGGCGCGAGCGCCACGAGGCGTGGCGACAAATGTCTCCAGAAGAGCGGCAACAGCTGCGTCGCGACATCCGCGATGCGGGGCGGTTTTATCGGCGCGGTCCTGGGCGCTGAAATTTCCTCCTTGACATCACAGGGTAATGTGCTTATTTAAAAGCATAGTAAAAGAGTCGGGTAAAGCCGACCGCTCGTTGCACCCGAAACACACCCAAGGAGGCTGCCATGTACGACATCAACAAGTTCATCGCCAATCCGAAGCTCGCCAATTTCGATGCCGAAGGTTTTCTCGCCGACTTGCCGCACTGGTCGCCGCGCGTCGCCCACCAGCTCGCCGAAGAGGAGGGTTTGACCTTGACCGAGGCGCATTGGGACGTGATCCATCACCTGCGCGAGATGTACCGCGCCGAAGGGCCGCAATGGAAAGCGCGCGACGTGACCCAGGCGCTCGAGAAGGCATTCGCTCATGAGGGCGGCCGTCGGCATCTGTATGCCCTCTTTCCCGGTGGTCCGCTGGCGCAGGGCTGCAAACTGGCCGGCCTGCCGCTGCCGCAAGGTACGCTCGACCGGTCCTTCGGCAGTGTGCATTGATCAACTGCTGCCCCAATCATGGGCGTGCAAATGGCTATGCTGCGCGCCGCCGTGCCGGTGACGGTGGCGGTGCGCGAGATGCGCTTCTTCGAGTAGCGCGAGGTTGCCCAGCGCCGCCTCGACCGGGCCGTCGAAGAGCAACCGGCCACGTGGGTCCAGGACGATACAGCGGCTGCCGAGTTCGGCGGCGAGTGACAGATTGTGGGTCGCTGCGACCACCGTCATGCTCGATTCGATGAGCAGATCGATGAGCCAGCCGACGCTGGCCGGATCGAGGCTGGCCGAGGGTTCGTCGAGCAGCAGCAGTTTCGGCTCCAGCACCAGGATCGCGGCGAGCGCCACTTTCTGCTTTTCACCGCCGGAGAGCAGAAACGGCGGTTTGTCCAAGAGCGCTGTGAGCCCCAGGGCGGCGGCCCAGTGCGCGACGCGCGCCTCGACGTCGGCAAGCCCCAGCTGCCGCGGCCCATAGGCGATTTCCTCGCGCACCGTCGGATTGAACAGCATCGCCTCCGGATGCTGGAAGAGCAGCGCGCACTCGGTGCGAAAGCGCCGCGCGAAGTGCCGTTCCGCCAGCGCCGACTTTGTGAGCGGCATGCCCTCGTAAAGGAGGGAGCCCGACTGCGGTTCGATGAGCCCGTTCATCAGCTTGAGCAGGGTGGATTTGCCGCAGCCGTTGGCACCCAACAGCACGAGCTTGTCGCCGGCGCGCACCTTGAGCGAGAGAGTTTCGATCACCGGCGGGTCGGCTTCCCAGCCGAAGCGTATGTCGTTGAGTTCCAGCATCAATCGAACGTTCCGCGCGAGCGCATCGCCAGCGCCACGTCAAGGGCCTGCGCCTGTGCCTTGTCGAGCAGGGCGATGACCTGTGCGCCGGCGTGATGGCGACGGTCGAGGAGACGGGGGCGCGCGATGTTCCGGCTAGCGAAAGCCAGGCGAAAATCACCGAGCACGCGCTCGAAGGTGCGGATCTGGCCGAGCGTCAGTGTGACCAGCCGCCGTGCGGTCGGCAGACCGTCGAGCGCGGCGATGAGATCGCCTTGCGCGACGAACCAGAAACCGAGATAGACCATCAGCAGCACGCGCAGGTTGGCAAGCAGCAGCCAATCGACATCGATGCGGCCTTGCCACAGACCGACCAAGACGACGCCGAGGCTCACCGACAGATTGAAAGCGAGGATCGCAATGAGGCTGCGGCTCAAGATGCGCCAGCGCGTTTTGCCGGCAAGCAGCAAAGCGAGGGCGAACCCGGCGGCGAGAAGCGCCGGCTGATGGATGAGCGTCGGCGCTGGCAGAACGGCAAGGTAGAGGAGGAGTTTTTGGCGCGGTGTAAAGTGAAATACAAGGCAAAAAGTGCGCCGCCTTTCGTTTCCTTGACGGCAGCCTACCTTCGCGGCGCAAGCCGCGCTGATAGTCTCCCCTCCCGCGAGGGAGGGGTTGGGGGAGGGCGGGCGTTTATTTTTGCGCATGGTATTTCATCCTCCGCGGGTGCCGATTGCTGGCATGCGCGTTAGGATGTCCATTTGCGTGCTTTCGCATAGCGCCAGACGAACAGGGTGAGCGCCGCTTCGGCGAGGCCTATCAGGGCATGGGGGATCAGGATCGCCGGCAAGGTGATCGACCAGCCGAAGGGAAAGAACAGCGGCGAACCGTCGGGTTTGTGGGCGATCAAGGGCTGCAGCCCCAGCACGAGGGCGATGACGATGCCCGGCAGGATGACGGAAGCCCAGGCGGATAACAGCACCGCGACGGATTCGTTGCTGCGTTTTACCAGGCGGAAGATGATCAGTGCCGTCCCGCTGCCGATGAACCCCATCGCCAGGGCATTGACCGGCAGCGCGGTCAAGCCCCCGGCGCCGAAGAGCAGCGCCTGTAGGAGCAGCACGCCGGAATAGGCGAGAAAGGCGAGCCGCCAGCCAAACAGCAGTGCGAGCATTGCGACACCGATCAGATGCGCCGAGGTGCCGCCGGGCAGCGGCAGCATCACCAGCCCCAGGGCATAGGCGAGCGCCGTGACCATCGCCAGACGTGGCAGCAGGGTTTCATCCAGTCGCGATTTGAGCCCCCGGGCCGCCCAGACCCACGTCCCGACGGCCAGCAGCGTGGCGGGCAGATAGGTCTGCGGCGAGAGGAAGCCGTCGGGGATGTGCATGGCAGAGGTCAGGGATCAGAGGTCAGGGATCAGAGGTCAGGGGGTCAGAGGTCAGGGATCAGGGATCAGGGATCAGAGGTCAGAAGAGGTAGGAGGCGGAAAAGACCAGCCGGTATTTTTCCTTGCCTTCGGCGCCCTGCTGGTCGGCCGATTCGTTGAGACGGGTCCACACCGCTTTCTTGATGCCGAAGGCGAAGCTCATGTTGTCCTTGTAGAGCCTCAGCCCCGGCATGAGATAGAGCATTCTGCCGCCGGTGGCCTCGGCCGGCGCGCCGTTTTCGATGTCGCGGCCCAGTTGCAGGTATTGCGCCTCCAGTACGCCATCGAGCCGCAGGCGATGCTCGGCATGCGAGTGGAGACGTTGCGCGAGGCCGAGGTTCAACCGATTCTCGGTGCCGAATTTCATCGTCTGGCCGTCGTCGTAACGGTATTCGCGGAAACGGATCGTCGAGGCTTCGAGGTTGAAGGTGATATCACGCGTCAGCTGCTTGGTCGCCGTGACGCCGAGGCTGAGCGCCGGTTTGCCGAAACCGTGTGCTTTGCCGGGATCGATCGTCCCGTCGGCGAGCCGATGGTTGGCGTTGCCGGTCGGCAAGGTGCTACCGAAGAACACGGTGAAATGCCAGTCTTCCATGTCGTCGAGGCTCTCGTGCGCCGGCACGAGTTTGAGCCCGCCATCGTATTTGAAACCGATCTGGCCCATGACCGAGACATCGGCCCAGCCTTTCGAATCGAGCCCGCCGGGCTCGTCGATCTTGACGTGATAGGGGACGAAGAAATAGGCCGAGAACCAGGGGGTGAACCCGTGGCCCAGCCCCAGCATCCAGTAGTTGGCATAATCGCTTTCCGGATTGGCAGGGTCCGGATCATAGGTCTTGAATTTCGCATGATCGAGCTTGGCATAGAGCAGCGTTTTGCCGACGGGCAGGACGGCGGAACTCGCCGACTCGACCGGCGCGCCCGGCCCTTCGAGGGCGGCCGCGCCGACACCGGCGACGCCGTGATGGGCGAGCGCGACAGTCGGCGAAAGCAGCAGGGAGATCATGAGGCGTTTCATCGTTTCCTCCGCAGGAAAAGTTGCCAGAGACCAAACAGGCCGAAGATCAAGGCGATGCCGCTCAAGGCGATGAGCCAGCGTGGCGGCGTCGGATCGGCGGCGGGCGTTGCCAAAGCGGCGGCATCGTGGATCGGCACGGTGATTTCCTGGCTCACCCCATGGCCATCGGCCGAGGTGGCCGCAAGTTGCCATTTCTCGTGTTGGCCGGGCAGGAAAACGATGCGGCCGGCGGCGTCGGTGTTGCCGACCTGCTGCGGCGTGGGTTGTCCTGCGGCGGTGAGGGCGTATTTTTCGTAAGCGAAGGGCTCGCCATTGGCATAGGAAAGCGTGATCACCACGGCGCGCGAGGGTTCGATGCGCATGTGCACTTCGTGCGCCGCCACGAGGGGGCTCAAGCCAAGCAGCAACAGGCCGAGAAAACGCTTCATTGCGGCAGCTCGAATTGCAGCGTAGCCGCCATGATCTCGACATCGGCCTTGCCGTCGGCAAGCGGCTGCTCGAGGCTTGCCGAGATGAGCTGCAGCCCGCCATGGCGCAGACGGATCGCGATCTTGCCTTGCGGGTCGGTCGTGCCGCGCGTCTCGCCGTGATAGGCCACCGGCACGTTCGCCTGCGGCTTGCCGGAGAGAACGACCTGCACGATGAGTTTGTCGCCGGGTTTGAGCGTGAATGGATCGGCTTCCGGCACGATTTCCAGCCCTTCGCTCAAAGGGTTTGCAAAGGGCGGCGCCCAGCGCTCGAGCCGCTTGATGCTCTCGGAAGAGCGCCAGCTCTTGATGGCACCAGGCGCTTGCGGCTTCGGCACGTTCTTCGTCTCCCACGGCGTCTTGCTCCAATAGCCGGAAGAAGCGGTAATGAGGAGCGCCGCACACTCGCCGCTGGCTTTCCAGGGCGCGGGGCTTGTCGCAGCGAGCGGACGTTTCCCGCCACGGCCATCGAAACAGCTGGCGGCGGTGACGAAATTCTTGCCATAGTCCATCGTTTCGGCGCCGGCATGGGCGCTGTGGCGATGGCCTTGATACAGGGTGAATTGCTGGCCGGATTTTTCGATCCACAGATCGTGGGCGAAGGCCGTCGGGGCGCCCAGGCACAGTAAAGCTGCAAGACGCAGCAGGGTGAGCGGGAAAGGACGGGTCATCGCTGCCTCGTATGAAGAAAATCGAGCTTCATCATACGAAGCGTGCCGGGGAAAAGCAAGCGGGGCAGGCCGATCGGCTGCGCGGGTCACGGATGGCGACATGCGCGGCGACATGCGCGTTAAGATGGTGGCGCCATGAGCCGAGCCGATTCTTCCAAGCTTCCATTCCCCGTCCGATTTGGGTTGCTGCGCGCTATCGAGAGCGAATGGCGTTTCGTGCGTTTCTTCGCGCTGTTATTGACCGCGGCGCTGTCGTTCGGGAGCTATCGATCCGCTGTGCGCCGAGCGGTGGCGCAGGCGTTGTGCTTCGCGGCGGGCGAGGCGCTGCCGGGCTATGCGCTGTTCTCGGCGCTCTTCGCCGCGGTGACGACGCACATCGTCGCGGTGAGCGCCGCCAGCTACGGCCTTTCTCATCTGGCGCTCGAAGGGGTGGTGCGCGTCTTCGTCGTCGAACTCCTGCCTCTCGCGGCAGCCTTGTTCGTCGCGATGCGCTCAGGCTTGGCGGTGCTCGATCATCTCGCCGGGCTGCGTGCCCATGGCGAGCCGTTGGCCGTGGGTGAGGCCTTCCTGCGCATCGTGCTGCCCGGTTTCATCGGCAACCTGTTCGCCACGCTGCTGCTGACGCTGGCGAGCAGCCTGATCGCGCTGCTCGTGGCTTATCTCATCGTCTATGGCCTCACCCCCTGGGGAATTGCCGGTTTCTCGCGACTCGTCGGTCAGGTGTTCGACCCGGTGACCCTGCCCGGATTTCTGCTCAAGACAGTGCTGTTCGGTCTGGCCGTCGGGGCGGCGCCGGCCACGGTGGCGCTCGATACGCCGCGCCGCGCCGCGGCGGGCAGCGAAATGCGCGTGATGGCGCGGCTGTTCCTTTCTCTCGTGCTGATCGAAGGTGCGAGTCTCATCGTGCTGCATCTGTGATCATGGACACGGAACCCGTCGAACGCGATCCGCTGGCTACGCCGATTGCGCATGCCACCGCCAAGGCCTATCTACTCTTGGCCTTGCTCATCGCCCTGCTTGCCGGCTTCGTGCTGTACGTGATGCACGCGCGTGGGGTGTTCGAGGAGAAACGGCATTTCGTGCTGCTGGCGGAAAATTCTGAAGGGGTTGCCGTCGGCATGGACATGACCTTTTCCGGCTTTGCGATCGGCCGGGTGGCGAAGATCGAGCTGGGAGAAGACGGCAAGGCGCACATCCATGTCGAGGTGCCAGTCAAGGATGCCCGCTGGCTGCGCACATCCTCGGTGTTCACGCTCGAACGCGGTCTCGTCGGCGGCACAAAGTTGCGCGCCTACACCGGCATCCTCGACGATCCGCCGCTCGAAGAAGGGGCGCGCCGCGAGGTCTTGATCGGTGATGCCACGGCCGGCATTCCGCAGCTCGTCGCGACGATGCGCGAGCTGATTGAAAACCTCAAGCGCATGACGGGCGAGGAAGCGGCGCTCAATAGAAGTCTGGCCAATGTCGAAACCCTCACCGGCCGGATGACGGGCAAAGGCGGCGCCTTGCCCGGCCTGATCGGCGAAGACGGCGCACAGCGGATCCTCGCCGCGCTCGAGCGCACCAACCGCCTGATCGACACGGCGGAAGCGAAGATCGCCGGCTCCGGCGGCGTGCTCGATACGTCACTGGCGGCCGTCGACGAGCTGCGCCGCTTGCTGGCGGCGGCGCGCGAAAGTCTCAGGAAAGTCGATGCGACGCTCGATGAAGCGCAGAAGATCGCCGTGAATGCGCGCGTGGCGAGCGAAGATCTCGATGTCTTGCGCGCCGAGGTCGAGGGGAGTCTGCGGCGCATCTCCCAGCTCGTCGAGGAGGTCAATCGCAAGTGGCCGTTTGCGAGAGATCGGGAGCTCAAGCTGCCATGAGGTACTGGTTGGCGTTGTTACTGCTGCTTTCCGGTTGTGCCGGCGGACCGGCCGTGCCGGACTGGCAGGCCAACGCCCATGCGGCGCTCGCCAGTTACACGAGCGCCTATTTTGCCGGCCACGAGCGTGTTGCCCGGCAGGAGCTCGAGCGCGCCCGCAGAGAGGTTTCCCGCACCGGCGATGCAAGCCAGATGGCGCGGGTGGAGCTCACCGTCTGCGCACTGGCCGTCGCCAGCCTCGCCTCCTCCGAGTGCCCGGCTTTCGAGGCGCTCGAGCAGGATGCCGATGCTGCGGCCAAGGCGTATGCTGACTATCTCGCCGGCCGCTGGGAGAGGCTCGATGCCGAGCGCTTGCCCCCGGCGCAACGCGGTGTGCCGGCAAGCCGCGATGCGCTCGCGACACTTTCCGCGATCGACGAGCCGCTGTCGCGACTGGTTGCGGCTGCCGTGCTGTTGCACGCCGGCCGCCTGCCGCCGGCAGGCATCGCGCTGGCGATCGACACCGCGGCGAAGCAGGGCTGGCGGCGGCCGCTCCTCGCCTGGCTGGGCTTCGACCGCGACCGCTGCCGGGCCGCAGGAGATGCTGAGTGCGCCGCTGCGCGGCAGCGGCGCATCGATTACCTGAGCGGT includes the following:
- a CDS encoding MlaD family protein; the encoded protein is MDTEPVERDPLATPIAHATAKAYLLLALLIALLAGFVLYVMHARGVFEEKRHFVLLAENSEGVAVGMDMTFSGFAIGRVAKIELGEDGKAHIHVEVPVKDARWLRTSSVFTLERGLVGGTKLRAYTGILDDPPLEEGARREVLIGDATAGIPQLVATMRELIENLKRMTGEEAALNRSLANVETLTGRMTGKGGALPGLIGEDGAQRILAALERTNRLIDTAEAKIAGSGGVLDTSLAAVDELRRLLAAARESLRKVDATLDEAQKIAVNARVASEDLDVLRAEVEGSLRRISQLVEEVNRKWPFARDRELKLP
- a CDS encoding DUF4198 domain-containing protein, producing MTRPFPLTLLRLAALLCLGAPTAFAHDLWIEKSGQQFTLYQGHRHSAHAGAETMDYGKNFVTAASCFDGRGGKRPLAATSPAPWKASGECAALLITASSGYWSKTPWETKNVPKPQAPGAIKSWRSSESIKRLERWAPPFANPLSEGLEIVPEADPFTLKPGDKLIVQVVLSGKPQANVPVAYHGETRGTTDPQGKIAIRLRHGGLQLISASLEQPLADGKADVEIMAATLQFELPQ
- a CDS encoding ABC transporter permease produces the protein MLRAIESEWRFVRFFALLLTAALSFGSYRSAVRRAVAQALCFAAGEALPGYALFSALFAAVTTHIVAVSAASYGLSHLALEGVVRVFVVELLPLAAALFVAMRSGLAVLDHLAGLRAHGEPLAVGEAFLRIVLPGFIGNLFATLLLTLASSLIALLVAYLIVYGLTPWGIAGFSRLVGQVFDPVTLPGFLLKTVLFGLAVGAAPATVALDTPRRAAAGSEMRVMARLFLSLVLIEGASLIVLHL